GGCGCTTTTTTGATGGCGTCCTCTGTCGCCTTGCCGGTGCCGAAGGAGCACGAGGAACAGAAGGCTTTTATGACGCTGGCCGAGTGTCTGCTGCCGTCGGAGTTTCGTCCGCTGCTGTGGGCGACGCCTAACGCCGCGAAGAGAAGTCCAAAGACAGCTTCGATTATGCTTGCGGAGGGGCTTAAGAGCGGGGTGCCTGACCTGTTTCTCGCCATTCCCTGCGGCGGCAAGGCAGGGCTGTTTATTGAGATGAAGCGGCGGCGCGGCGGGACTGTCTCCGCAGAGCAGAAGGCTTATTTGGCGCTACTGCGTAAAATGGGATACAGGGCCGAGGTCTGCCGCGGGTGCGATGAGGCGCTGGCGGTGTTTAAGGATTATCTGGGTATTTCTGACGGATAGGAGGAGGTGGCGTAGAAATGAGTAACATGCTGATATACCTGCTGGCCTGGCTGTGTGTTAATGCGCTGCTGTACCTTTTTGCAATATGGAAAGAGGCTGGGGTTCTGGAATATGTGGCTATTTTTGTTTTTATGATCACGTCTGTCCCGTGGAAACAATGGCCGCAGTTTTAACCGAAAATTTTTAAGAAGGAGCTGAGGCCCTTGTCCAGAAAGGTGAGCTATATACCCAAAGAGGTGTTGCGGATAGAGGATATAATCTGGCTGTTTGCGGAGTATTGTCCCACTGGGCTTGCTTGCTTTTTTGGAGAGGCAGAGTTTCCTGCGGCGGAAGAGCTGTCGTCAATGGTAGCGGCGAGGTATACGCCAGCGGCTGATGTTGGGCGTATTGATGGCGGACAAAGCACACCACAACAACAGATCGTAGTGGAATCTGCGCTTTCGGTGAAAGATATTCTCGATTCTGTTGGCGGTCTTGAAATGGTGCGAAAAGTGTTCATCCTATACGGCGCCGAGAAGCCGGATAAGGCACGCATACTGAAAGAGATGTCTTTTATCGGCAGGAGCTTTCGATATCCGTCAGCAGAAGAGTTCGCGTACAGGAATCACATGAGCCCGCGGCAATTTTATCGCTGCAAGGAGAGCTCTATTCGGCAGATCGCCTGGGAGATTTACCGCAGGGCAACGCTTTCCGGATTCTGCGCATAAAAATAGTGTCGCAAATCCTGTCACAAAAAGAGGCAGAGTTTTTGTCGCAAAAGATGACAGAGACAAAACAGGTTACACATAGTATCCTGTTAGTGTGGAAATTTTGACGCAACTGTAGAAACATGAACTAAGGAGCCCTCTCTTGCCATGGCAAATGGAAAAGTGAGGGCAAGTTTATTTATTTTTGTCGAACCAATATAGCGTAGATAAAAGCCAAGCTATGTTGTTGATGGCATCTCTAATTTCTGGGGATAGAAATGGAATATTTAAAAGGGAAAAGAAACCCCAAAATATAAATATAAATGATATTATTAGGTCCTTTTTAGATATGTTAACCCCTCCTTTTAAAATGTGGAAGAAAAGCCTCCTACTATTAACTTGTGTTGTTTTTTTGAATTTTGTTGAAAAACAAAAGGCAACTTTTTTAATATATGAATTAGCTTTTTACTAAACAACGCACATTAACAATCTCTGCTATGTGGGAGCTTTTATCGGTTCGAGCGTAGGAGGGGAGGGGATGCCAGAGGAGGTGAACCTTGTGAGGGGGAAAAAACTGACGCCGAAGCAGGCCCGCTTTGTCGAAGAGTACCTGGTTGATCTCAATGCCACCAATGCCGCTAAAAGAGCAGGTTACGCCGCGAAAACCTCATATTCCATCGGACAGCGCCTGTTGAAAAATGTTGAAGTACAAAACGCTATCAACGTAGCGCAAAGACGGCGCTCGATCCGTACTGAAATTAGTCAGGACGCCGTGATTAAGGAGATTGCCAAGATTGCTTTTGGCGATCCGCGAGCTGTGATGAGTTGGGGGCCTGACGGGGTGAAGCTCAAGGACAGCAAAGAAATCTCCGATGACGCAGCGGCATTTGTTGCGGAGGTATCCGAATCGACTACGGAGAGTGGTGGTAGTCTGCGGCTTAAAACGAACGACAAGCTCAAGGCGCTTGAATTACTGGGGAAGCATTTTGGCATGTTCAAGGAGCAACAGCCTGTCCAACAGAGTACAAATAACCTGATTTTCGCTGACTCAAATGCTCTGATTTATCAGGCCGTGCTGGATACAGTGCGCGACACGGCCCGGGCTGTGCGCGAGGGGGCCGTTCTTAGTGGTGATCCCGTCCGAGAGGGCGATATAACGGAGGTATGAACAATGAAGAGGTTGAGGGCGGTACCGACGACGGTTCGGTTTTTTAGGGATAAGGATAGACGCTGTGTCCGTGTCGATTTTAGAGGTCATGCGATTGCGGATGTCTCTACTAAATACGAGGAGGATGCGCTGCTAGACGGAGTGTGTGCCTGTGCCGGTGTTTCGCTGCTGAGCAGTTTTATGGAGATACTTGTCATGTTAGGGGGCGCTGAACGGTATGAGGTGAGATCTTTCAACGACGGACCGGAGGAGGTTCCGGTGAAGTCTTTTAGGTGGGAGGCGGACGCGGAAGCTATGCAGATCCCTGTTGAAGCGCTTTACCGGACGGTACAGGCGTTGTCGGTAGAGTTCTATCCTTTTGTGCATGTCCAGGATGTTTTGGGCGTTTAGCGTTGTTTTGTTTGGAGGAGGTTGCGAGGCATGTGTAAGTATGTAAAGAGACCGGTGGTAGTTGAGGCTGTCAAGTTTGAGGACAGCACAGAGTGTTTTGATAAGCTGCAGGCGCTGGGACTTGATCCTGTGCGCGTTAATTACGCCGATAAGGATAATCCGGTGATCAAGATCGATACGCTGGAAGGTGAAATGACAGGGCAAGTCGGCGATTACGTTATCCGCGGCGTGAACGGTGAATTTTACCCCTGCAAACCAGATATTTTTGAAAAGACGTATGCAAAAGAGGGCTCGTATCCTACGAAACATCTTTCTTTTGGGGCGGCATTTGATTACCTCAAAATCGGCAACGTGGATTACATGCGCCTTCCGCAGTGGAAAGAGGATGTGAAGATAAGAATCCAGCGCCCGGATGAAAACTCGAAAATGAGGGCGCCATATCTCTATGTTGAATCCCGTTTCGGGCGTGTGCCGTGGAAGGAAACGATGATCGAGCTGTTTTCGGATGAATGGGAGGTCGGGTTTGATGAATAGCGTAGACCAAATTATCGAGGCTTATAAGCGTGGGCTGGAGGATGGACGGCGCGGTAGTGACAACAAGAGACCGGCAGATCCTTATGGCGGGTGGATACGTCGTCAACAGTCTGGAAATTCTACCGGCAATTCTCCGGTAAATACGCCTATGGTCACTTGTGAGTTGGAGCGGCAGACGCCTTCGTGTTCCGGGGATGTGCGATAAAAAAAGGTTCATTGAAGGCTAGGAGGTGTCCGCATTGAATGATGTGTCTGATGTGGAGGCCGTCCGCCGGATGGCGGAGGATGAGACGCGGTGCGCATCATCGTTGGTGGCATTTCGGAAACAGTACCTGGCAGCACCCGATGATGTAGATGCGGCCCCATTTCATGAGGAGTGGAGCCGCCTTTTGTTGTATGGCCGCGAGCATGAGGCAATAGAAGGCTATCGTTCTTCGGCGAAGGATCAGTATGTTTTTCAGGCGTATATTATGTATTGCCTCAAGTATCCCACTTATGAACGGAGCTATATCGTCATTATCTGCGCCACGGCGGAGATGGCGGCGCGGAAGCTGTTGGCGATCACGCGCCGCTTCCAGGCCCCGGACTGTGCCTCGATGCGTGTTCATCTGGAGAAGGTCGTCGAGGATTCCGGCAAGGCTTTTCAGGCGCTGTATCGTGACGGCATGCAGGTCAGGGTTGAGGCGTTCGGCAAAGGCGGCGCTATTCGCGGCCTCGTCTGGGGGGCGAAGCGCCCGGATATTATCATCATCAATGATCCGCAGGATCTAGAAGACATGAACAGCCCGGCCACGATGGAGAAGGATTGGGATTGGTTCACATCGGACGTTATTTTCCTTGGGAACAGCACGCGGATTTTTCTCATCGGCAACAATCTTGGTGCGCTCTGTATTATTGAGCGTGTCTTTCAGTTTGCCAGGCAGCTTAATTTCGACTGCCGCCGGTATCCCGTCCTGGACAAAAATGACCGCAGCACCTGGCCGCAGAAGGACCCCACGGAGAAGATGGTCGCCGAGCGGGAATCGTTCCGCGCTCTGGGTAAGATCGATTCCTGGATGCGCGAGAAGATGTGTCAGGTGATGGCGCCGGAGTCGAGGCCGTTGAAGCCGGAGCTGTACGGCTATTACGACCCGTTTCAGCTGGATTTGTCGGGCAGCGTTGTTAAGATTGTGCTGGACCCAGCGATCAGCGAAAAAAAGGATTCTGACGAGTCGGTTATCACGGCCTGCGCGATTCGTGACGACGGGCATAAGGATATTTTGGAGATGGACGTTGACCGGCGTAATCCGTATAAGATCGTGGACGCGCTTTTCCGCATGGTGGCGCGCTGGAATCCCGTAATGGTTGGCGTGGAGGCGATCGCCTATCAGGAGATGTTGGCGCAGGAGATTGAGCGGCAGCAGATCAAGAGAGGTATATATTTTAACGTTGTGCGTGTGCGCGGTATGCGCGGCCGCGCGAAGACGTCGAAGGAGCAGAAGATCCGTATGCGCCTGCAGCCGCAGATGGCCGTGGGGGCGATTCGGCTGCCCTCCGGTGCTGGCTGGGTACCTAAGCTGCTGCAGCAGACACAGGAGTTCCCTTATGGTGCCCACGACGATATGTTGGATACGCTCGCCATGCTGGACGACGTGCGCGAGGATATTCTTGTGCCGAATTTCGACCAGGCCGCCTGTGTCTGCGGCGAGTTTCCGCTTCCAAAGAACTGGCCGTTCTGGTGCTCTATTGTGGCCGACGTCACGGGCGAGTGCGTGATGCTTTTCATGTCCTGTTCGCCGGAGGGCAGGCTTTTTATCACGGATCAGATTTTTATACGCGGCACCCCCGAGGCGTTGTACCGCCGTTATCTGGGGGTGATGGGATCTCGGCAGCCGTTGATGACGGTAGCGCCGGCGGTGATGTTCAAGGATACGCCGGTTTCCCGCGAGGTGTGGGCGGACAGTTACCGCGGCGCGGGGTTCAGGCTGTCGAGTGCGCCGGATGATTACGCGTCGATGTTGACGCATTTGAATCAGTCGTTCGCCGTCCCCTATGCCGGGTCGCCGCCGCATTTGCAGATTTTCCCGCGGTGCAAACGGCTGATTTGGGAGCTGTATCACGCGGTCTCCGGCGAGCAAAAGCAGCCCGACCGTAAGAGTATTCAGGCGCTTATGCTGCTGCTTTCGTGCGGACCGAAGTGGCGCGATATGGCCACGATGCCGCTGCGAAGCGGACGTGCGGTGAATTATCCGCCGCGCGACGTGCCGTAGAAAGGATGTGAGGTTTTTTGGCTGTTTATGAGGATGGTACAGCGCCGCAACTGCCCGAAACGGGACAGTCGCAGCAGGACGGAGAGGGAAAGAAGCAGCGAGCGAATTTGAAGCAGATGGCGCTGCGGGTGGTGAAGAGCGATATTTCCACCGCGAAGTCCGCCAGTGACGCTGAGCAGTCGAAGCGCACGCGGTTTTATAGTCTTTACCGCGCCCGCGGAGATGAGGGGAAGAGCGAGCGTTCGCACAGGAGCACGTTCACTTCGTCCGATGTGATGAATTGTATCGAGTGGATCATGCCGGATATGATGAAGGCTTTTGCCGGCAGTCGTAAGGTGATCGCGGTGGTTCCTCGCGGCGGCGAGGATGTAAAGAAGGCCGAGAAGATAGAGAAGCTACTTAACTGGCAGTTTATGCACCAGTGTCAGGGATTCCTTACTTTGCAGGCGTGGATCAAGGCGGCGCTGGTATACGGCATCGGCCACCTCAAGACGGGCTGGGAGGAGCAGTACGCGCGGAAGGGGTTCGCGCAGCCGGAGGTCATCGAGCCTGATTTTATGCAGATGGTAGAGGACGATTCTATTGAATCGCTCTCTTATCTGGACAGCTACGAGGTTCCGGTACCGGCACAGCAGGCCCGTGGGATGCCAAACGCCGCCTCTTACGGCTTTTCACCGGCACAGGTGGAGATGATGCGCGTCTATACGGACGTGCAGGGAGAGCAGAAGATCAAGACTTATTCCGGCCCGAAGCTGGAGGTTATACCGCCCGAGGATTTTCTGATCGACCCCGAGGCGAAGGACGTGGACAGCGCCCGTTTCGTGATTCACCGCGTCATGCGTACTATCTCTTATCTGCGTGAGAAGGAGCGCGACGGGATTTACGCGAATATCGACCGGGTGGTTCAGCTGTCGGGAGAGGGCAATAACGGCGATTATGACAGCACGGAGGAGGTTGCGCGCCTGCAGGATTCTGCTTCTTATTCCGCTATGGGATATACGGACGACAACGAGGCGCAGCAGATCGGCCGCCGTAAGGTGGATGTGTTCGAGTGGTGGGGAGAGTTGGATGTCGAGGGAGACGGGCGTACGGAGAGTTATCTTGTGGTGGTCTGTAAGAATACGATCATCCGCATGGAGCGCAACCCGTATGCGCACGGCAAGTCTCCATTCGTCGATTTGCTGCCGATTCCCGATATTTTCAGTTACGAGGGTATCGGCTACGCGGAGCTGGCGGGGCCGCATCAGGAGGTCAAGACGGCTGTTATTAAGCAGCTGCTGGATAATGCGTCGTTCACGAATAATCAGATGTGGGAGGTGGATGAGAACGCCGGCGTCGATGTGGACGCGCTGGCGAATCCTTTTCCCGGCAAGGTGGTGTTCACGAACCGGCTCGGCGGCTTTAAGGCGATCACTCCGGCGCAGCTCGACGGTTCCTCTTACAACCTGATCGAGTTCTCGCAGGGGCAGCTTGAGCAGCTTACGGGGGTTACTCGCTATAACCAGGGGCTTGACGCTAATTCGCTGAATAAGACGGCGACCGGCATCTCCGCCATTATGGACGCCTCGTCGAAGCGCAAGGAGTTGATCGCGCGCACGATCGCCGAGACTGGTCTGCGGAAACTCTACCTGAAGATGCTGCAGCTCGACCAGCAGTTTATAGACCAGAATATCGTGATCCGACTGTTCAACGCGCCGCTGGAGATTTCTCCCGACGATCTGGCGGGGAATTTCGATGTCTCGGTGGATATCGGCAGCGCGGTGACGGACGACGATACGGAGGTGCGGCAGCTGTTCATGATGGTTCAGCAGTACCCGATGTTACAGCAGCTTGGCATTATGCGGCCGGGAAATGTGTTCACGATCTGTAAGAAGGTCCTCGATATTTGGGGATATAAGAATACGGAGATGTATTTGTCCGACCCGCAGGAGACGGAAACGGCACGGCAGGCGATGGTCGCCATCGCCCGTCTTGCGCAGTTTGTGCAGGGTACGGGGCAGGTCCCGCCCCTGCAGGTGATTGCAGAGGTATTACAGGCGGCCTATGGGGCGCTTGCGAAAATAGCGGGGCCAGGCCCCGGAGGAGGAATCGTAAATGGAGAAGACGGAGCACCAGCGCAGGCTGGAGGCGGCGCGCCGGGACATGATGGTAA
The window above is part of the Cloacibacillus evryensis DSM 19522 genome. Proteins encoded here:
- a CDS encoding VRR-NUC domain-containing protein translates to MASSVALPVPKEHEEQKAFMTLAECLLPSEFRPLLWATPNAAKRSPKTASIMLAEGLKSGVPDLFLAIPCGGKAGLFIEMKRRRGGTVSAEQKAYLALLRKMGYRAEVCRGCDEALAVFKDYLGISDG
- a CDS encoding terminase small subunit, which encodes MPEEVNLVRGKKLTPKQARFVEEYLVDLNATNAAKRAGYAAKTSYSIGQRLLKNVEVQNAINVAQRRRSIRTEISQDAVIKEIAKIAFGDPRAVMSWGPDGVKLKDSKEISDDAAAFVAEVSESTTESGGSLRLKTNDKLKALELLGKHFGMFKEQQPVQQSTNNLIFADSNALIYQAVLDTVRDTARAVREGAVLSGDPVREGDITEV
- a CDS encoding Thoeris anti-defense Tad2 family protein, which translates into the protein MCKYVKRPVVVEAVKFEDSTECFDKLQALGLDPVRVNYADKDNPVIKIDTLEGEMTGQVGDYVIRGVNGEFYPCKPDIFEKTYAKEGSYPTKHLSFGAAFDYLKIGNVDYMRLPQWKEDVKIRIQRPDENSKMRAPYLYVESRFGRVPWKETMIELFSDEWEVGFDE
- a CDS encoding portal protein, which codes for MAVYEDGTAPQLPETGQSQQDGEGKKQRANLKQMALRVVKSDISTAKSASDAEQSKRTRFYSLYRARGDEGKSERSHRSTFTSSDVMNCIEWIMPDMMKAFAGSRKVIAVVPRGGEDVKKAEKIEKLLNWQFMHQCQGFLTLQAWIKAALVYGIGHLKTGWEEQYARKGFAQPEVIEPDFMQMVEDDSIESLSYLDSYEVPVPAQQARGMPNAASYGFSPAQVEMMRVYTDVQGEQKIKTYSGPKLEVIPPEDFLIDPEAKDVDSARFVIHRVMRTISYLREKERDGIYANIDRVVQLSGEGNNGDYDSTEEVARLQDSASYSAMGYTDDNEAQQIGRRKVDVFEWWGELDVEGDGRTESYLVVVCKNTIIRMERNPYAHGKSPFVDLLPIPDIFSYEGIGYAELAGPHQEVKTAVIKQLLDNASFTNNQMWEVDENAGVDVDALANPFPGKVVFTNRLGGFKAITPAQLDGSSYNLIEFSQGQLEQLTGVTRYNQGLDANSLNKTATGISAIMDASSKRKELIARTIAETGLRKLYLKMLQLDQQFIDQNIVIRLFNAPLEISPDDLAGNFDVSVDIGSAVTDDDTEVRQLFMMVQQYPMLQQLGIMRPGNVFTICKKVLDIWGYKNTEMYLSDPQETETARQAMVAIARLAQFVQGTGQVPPLQVIAEVLQAAYGALAKIAGPGPGGGIVNGEDGAPAQAGGGAPGHDGKFVPSVVASRYGGAGEAGGGLPAGGSQPAL